GCGCCGACCGCCAACACGCCGCCGACCTTGTTGCTGAGCACGAAGTTGTTTTTGCGGAACACCATGCAGCGGTCGATGAACGCCTTGCACAGCGAGCTCATGTTCCCGAAATAGACCGGCGTTCCGACGACAATGCCGGCCACCACGGGGCTGCCGAGCTTTTCGGTCAGTGCCGGGAAATCGTCCTTCTCGCCCGGCTCCAGCGGCATGCCGGCCGCCACCCCGCCGGGGATCTTGAAGCCGGCCAGCTCGATCAACTCGACCTCCACATCCGGCGACACCGCCTTGGCGGCATCCAGGCAGATTTGCATGGCTGCCGCGGTCGTCTTGCCCTTGCGGGGGCTGCAACACACCCCGACGATCCTGATCTTTCCCGCGGAAGTCCCCTCGGCGGCATGGGCGGTACCGGCACTCGCGATTGCACCGGCAGCCACCGCCGTTCCAGCGACCTCCAGGAATCCCCGTCGTGACCAGTTCTGTTTCATCGCATGTCTCCTTGGAAGAAGTCAATGTTCACACGTTTTGGCGCGCCCGGTCGGTCAATGGGCCGTATACAACAGACACAACCCGCCGAGCAGAACCAGGACGCCACAGACCTTCTTGAGGATCACCGCGCCCTTGGAGTGCTCGTTCCAGTCCAGGTATCGCTGCACCATTTCGGTCGACGTTCCCGCGGCCACGATCACCGAGCAGTGCCCGATGCCGTACACGAGCAACAACGCCGCGCCATAGAGAGCGTTGGTCGTCGCG
The nucleotide sequence above comes from Phycisphaerae bacterium. Encoded proteins:
- a CDS encoding cytochrome C biogenesis protein; protein product: ATTNALYGAALLLVYGIGHCSVIVAAGTSTEMVQRYLDWNEHSKGAVILKKVCGVLVLLGGLCLLYTAH
- a CDS encoding flavodoxin family protein, encoding MRIVGVCCSPRKGKTTAAAMQICLDAAKAVSPDVEVELIELAGFKIPGGVAAGMPLEPGEKDDFPALTEKLGSPVVAGIVVGTPVYFGNMSSLCKAFIDRCMVFRKNNFVLSNKVGGVLAVGAARNGGQELTTQSVLAALLCQEMIVVGDGKPSAHIGGTLVNDGKDSISGDEFGTATARNLGRRVAEVALLVRRTK